The proteins below come from a single Sorghum bicolor cultivar BTx623 chromosome 4, Sorghum_bicolor_NCBIv3, whole genome shotgun sequence genomic window:
- the LOC8055444 gene encoding uncharacterized protein LOC8055444 → MDKIQSDCPYPGCFFCVMKEANPSKRRASVLKFFRELPSQDDDGQVLPISGLWNTAMAHPNDPEFINLGIFECMAALIWKGLKNRRWLAHDQNIYIPYYAAHIIGSYTMNMEEFAERAVRAGVIPPLVELLRGRLTWVEQRVAVRALGHLATYPSTFPAVADHGEVLELAIQLASSSLEIVYSHFYQFVDRRLGYHCDLLTRGMGGVEMESRKAEEWASQLQCWSLQLINCFAFKPEFLHDICKPDFLVKLPGMWGGLVNENSPAGVGLLRTICQSKVGRGHVANIPGTIDALCNIARSSDDWQYMAVDCLIWLVQDASTCQKVIDKVAPTLIDLADISTLGDYKKLGDTIVTVLQECMQQSGNSRGAISAQTKAEIDELLRSKQSLKLEKSMPKEDLHIKQAAALVVKLEGNSLFSSGNIAGAAEKYSEALALCPMKSKKERVVLYSNRAQCYLLLQQPLAAISDATRALCLHSPVNRHAKSLWRRAQAYDMLGFAKESLLDAILFINECSQSNDPDLSLKQNKVPDYAERLVKKQMRAAWLFREAALKHGGVHCEGDASDAFGQEADDSEWETASESDAENDATGEADDETEWKNDGHQEDFCEKS, encoded by the exons ATGGACAAGATACAATCTGATTGCCCTTATCCTGGATGTTTCTTTTGTGTCATGAAGGAGGCAAACCCAAGTAAACGAAGAGCAAGTGTGCTAAAGTTCTTTAGGGAACTTCCTTCCCAAGATGATGATGGTCAAGTTCTCCCTATTAGTGGTCTCTGGAACACAGCAATGGCTCACCCAAATGATCCCGAGTTCATCAACTTGGGCATATTTGAATGCATGGCAGCTCTTATATGGAAAGGGTTGAAAAACAGGCGTTGGCTTGCACATGATCAAAATATTTACATCCCATATTATGCAGCTCACATAATTGGATCATACACAATGAATATGGAGGAGTTTGCAGAGCGTGCTGTTCGTGCTGGTGTAATACCTCCATTAGTCGAACTGTTAAGAGGTAGGCTGACGTGGGTTGAGCAAAGAGTTGCCGTTAGAGCTTTGGGGCATTTGGCTACATATCCTAGTACATTTCCTGCAGTTGCTGATCATGGGGAAGTACTTGAACTTGCCATTCAACTTGCTTCGAGCTCCCTAGAGATTGTGTACTCTCACTTTTACCAATTTGTGGATCGAAGGCTTGGCTACCATTGCGACCTTCTTACTCGTGGCATGGGTGGTGTGGAAATGGAATCCCGCAAAGCTGAGGAATGGGCAAGTCAACTGCAGTGCTGGTCTTTGCAACTCATTAACTGCTTTGCATTTAAGCCTGAATTCCTCCATGATATTTGTAAGCCCGATTTTCTAGTTAAGTTACCTGGAATGTGGGGTGGACTTGTAAATGAGAACTCGCCTGCTGGTGTTGGTTTGCTAAGAACAATCTGCCAGAGCAAAGTTGGCCGAGGTCATGTTGCTAACATTCCTGGTACTATTGATGCTTTATGTAACATTGCTCGTTCTTCAGATGACTGGCAATACATGGCAGTTGATTGTCTGATCTGGTTAGTGCAGGATGCAAGTACCTGTCAGAAG GTTATAGATAAAGTTGCGCCAACACTGATAGACTTAGCAGATATTTCGACACTGGGTGATTATAAAAAACTTGGTGACACAATTGTCACAGTCCTCCAAGAATGTATGCAACAGAGTGGGAACTCACGCGGTGCAATCAGTGCTCAAACCAAAGCAGAAATTGATGAGCTTTTGAGATCCAAGCAAAGTTTGAAATTGGAAAAGAGTATGCCAAAGGAGGATCTTCATATAAAACAAGCTGCAGCATTGGTAGTCAAGTTGGAAGGCAATTCGCTGTTCTCTTCAGGGAACATTGCAGGTGCTGCAGAGAAATACTCTGAAGCACTTGCACTATGTCCAATGAAGTCTAAGAAAGAGCGGGTGGTTCTATACAGCAATCGAGCTCAATGTTACCTTCTCCTGCAGCAGCCATTGGCTGCCATAAGCGATGCTACTCGAGCATTGTGCCTTCATAGCCCTGTGAATCGTCATGCCAAGAGTTTGTGGAGAAGAGCTCAAGCATACGATATGCTTGGTTTTGCAAAAGAGAGCTTGTTGGATGCAATCCTTTTCATAAACGAGTGCTCTCAGTCAAACGATCCTGACTTATCCCTGAAGCAAAACAAAGTTCCTGATTATGCTGAGCGATTGGTGAAGAAGCAGATGCGTGCCGCTTGGCTATTCAGGGAAGCAGCTCTGAAGCATGGTGGTGTCCATTGTGAAGGAGATGCGAGCGATGCGTTTGGTCAAGAGGCTGATGACTCTGAGTGGGAAACAGCTAGCGAAAGTGATGCTGAAAATGATGCCACAGGAGAAGCAGATGATGAAACTGAATGGAAGAATGATGGCCACCAGGAAGATTTCTGTGAGAAAAGCTGA